tTCCTCACCCCTTTCAGCAAACATACAACAAATCCGAAGActataaatttgtgattttttggccagtccactccctcccacattcagctcaacccctccattatcaaaacgctcagcggcccctgttttttattttaaaaatcagatattttggttttgatgctaACCAGGATAAGTGCCCAAAATGTTTGAAGTAAcggaaacatatttttttatatgaatcttttctaccacgctattggccggtaaaaaaatagaaattcgcgaaaaagtaggaaaatcaataaaattgggGTCGGTATCAacccttgggggggggggggggagtgtagGTCGCacgtgaataaaagtttgtaggattgagagggttCTGTCGGGTGACACCCCGGACACGCCAGTGTTTTCTTTATAGTGGGCGCCTTAACGTAATTTCTCATCATATATATTTCCTCCATATCAGACGAGGAAACTTCTagttcattattggttttatcattttaattgattatgtttccgtcaacttttcaatgcaaaaaaaattatctgggagaaaaaataaaaataagataaagaGCATCTAAAACCTATCCTATaataaattcattctgtaaaatgacatgaattaaaacaatttgatttttttagccGATTCACCCCCGTAAACAAATACATTGCTGTCCCTGAATAACATAaatctttttccaaatattttggtttGGATGCTAACAATGGGAAGCGCCCcaatgcgattttttttaaattattttcttttggtcGTAACGGGGGAAAAAACTGGACAGGACGgtctttattattatcttttccaCCGTGTTACTATAGCaattaaaacagaaaataggagagaggagacaaacaagcaatatgacagtgtaggtcagaacatttccatcGGGAAGGGGGGCtaggtcaaacaagaataataatacAAAGTCATCAGTTTGACAAGGGTCTGAGGACCGAGTTGCGACAAACAAACGTTTTGGgacttttttaaaagtaatataaaaaaaaaaaaataaagtcatgttattattcgtttaagtagatattATGGAATgttagcaaaagcgcacttgtctatCCCCCCTtttatctctccatctctaattctctctcgttctccgtgacatctgaacattttttttcctataatttccctaaatgattcttctttcatcctcatatgcatcatcacccagggaAGCGCTTTTATGCAAAATGAATCACTGAccgatgtcataagcacctgttTTGTTGGTAattgagacaattttttttttttttagataaggtATGTTGGTCggaaaaaaagtattcataaaaactttttgtattgctaagtacgaagAGCATTCAATAGGTAATCTTGCCGATAAACGctaatctttcttttgttcggggcgttgaccatctgtatcctgctcttttcggaaggaattcGTTTGAGTtgccgcccagacattcttttgttttgggtagtgccgatatcatgaactacatggacgtttcccttttgaaaagagcataagataaatggtgtgctaaactgctttcttttctcttctttttttttagaatagtagagaaaaataatgagaagagggatgatggggagggaaaaagttcaTAAGTGCACCgcgatcagctcaaagtactaaaaagacattacaagctttttgtttttctgaaaatacaatcgatcgatgaaaccaaggagatatcattctatctagagtAATATCTtcttgatgaaacaaataagacgaaaatggtgaataaacgcgtaggtTATTACGCGACGATCTTCCAGAAAAGATTTTAGCTTATATCTTtcagaacaacgatatggatcaaatcacgtgatcaaaacaaatcacgtgatcagaacaaatcacgtgatcaggcctagtgtgcgcgcgcgtacgtgcacgtcacaaaatttatccttcCCGTTTGACTCCAACGAAAAattcgggtaaagttgaaatgatttcctattttgggcatttttctccacgtagctgtatatttttttcatttgattattgaaataggtttataaaggaaatggTGGGAAaagttttagtacataacaattacgaaaaagctgaaaaacttcatcgaattaaaccaaacaaatctcggcttctgtagaagcccgtcgtagctaagtgaacgactcgctgggcttctgtggaagcccgtcgcacgcaaagggttaagaatgactggtgatcctttcttgtggtaaatgatatgcACAATATTTCCATTAGTGTTGATTTAGCACCttaaaaaggatcaccagtcgtttgtaaagtcgcttataacttatgaacagcttaaTGACACATCTACCAGAATTTACAAATGTGACCTGCctccccaaaaccaacaataagttgaccaaaatgaatattaagatttttattgagctttaaaattaatttcctaaactttaaaatatgtcATATGTTgaaattgaccaacaataaccattacaagtaattgattgaatgcagaggaaattcagcaagagcttaaaaaaaggagaaaaaaaggtttgaaatttggggttcactcaagcatgagatgtgcatacgGTGTAATCTCATTGAAACTTCCGAGCGGTCTGAAAAAGAAGTGgccaagaaactcttgtatcttttcttttattcaacttcacgacttcaaattttcacagtatgaagaaaaagaattgctctttcagataagctattttctaaatttttggATATTGGagactaaattactattttggctatttacagagaaccttacctggcgacttattggtggATTTTGGGGTGGTAGCTCACAAATATTCACGATTCTACTTCATACAGTAAGTGCAGCACACTGTACATTTCCTGGAGCCACAGAACAATTGTACTAATATTATATACGTATACTATACTTACCCCCGTAGAAAACCCCTGTTGATGTGCACATCCTCCATTGCCCTTGATAGACCCCACAGTGTGAGGGGCTGTGCATCTTAACACTGATGTCCATATCTGTCTGACCGTTCAACGGCTCTGTATAGACTCTGTCCAGTGGTCCTAGCTGATGACCGTGTATGAAACGTAAACACGACCCCGGTGGCCATTGGTCAGTggctgtacatgtaggtgtgaaCGATTAAAAGATATATTTGTTATTCATCCAGGTCCAATTGCCAgggataatgaaaaatatattcatttatcagaGAGCTTTGTGAATCCAAGCCATTGAAGGCTATGACTTTGGATGCCCTGTTGACTAGCAATGATGCTCCTCTAAGAGTCTCATTAATTAGGGCCGGGgatttgttttgtcattttattttttttcatttcttgccGGAATATACAAATGTGCCCAATGGAAAAGTCACCTCGACATAAAAAGTATTGAAATCTAAGGTCTCtttataaatatatcaaaatttctCTGCAAACTGACCCAGAACCCAATTTCAAACATTGCCAATAAGATATATACCATGGTAGCATAGCTCGGTAGCATAGCTCAGCAGCCCATCATAATCAAGTTTTCCATGGTGATGGCAAGGTCTACATAGTTTTATGTATTTGAATTTATGAAACAGGCTCCAGTACTGGAACTGAGTGATTGAGTTAAATCTTGAAGCAATTATTTAAGCCTTAGACTGTCATTTACAACACCATCTGAAAGATGTGACTAGGGCTCAAACCTCAAACCTCTTCTTGGATTACAGGAACTGTACACGCCACAATACCCAGTGTGTCAAATGGCGCCAATAAAGAATCTATCTTCACcacttgaatttttttaatactaatcTTGAAGCATTCTGTAATTCCTATCCATGTATGCTTCATACAGGGTTCGTCCAGTTCACGAACTTACATATAACATGTTGAATACTGAATAATCCTGCTATACATGTAATGCATACTTTCCATAGACTCCATCCCGCAATATATCTAATGTGGGATCAGTCTCCAACAGTTTTTTTAAAGCAAtggggaaataaaaaaacagaCTGTCTTACCAGGATTTCGTACTCTCCATGTTTTGGTGAATTCTGTACACGGTGGGACCGATTCTCCTTCTCCTATCGTTACGTCTTTTACGAACGTCATGTGTGGTAGCCGCTGGACAGGGAGGTTGGCTTCGATGTCGTAATAGGATCCGATGGCAGCTTGCAAGTTCCTGATGATGTCCAGTAAAAcgagtaaaaagagaataatgaaGGTTATTTGAAAAGTATCCCATTAAATATGGTGTCCAAATCTGCAAAGTACTTCTTACCTGCACATACAGTAtgcagtatgtacatgtacctacgCAATTCTAATTCAAAGGAGGTATGAaagatgattttaaaaaatcaatttcagacACTTCATGCACAAGcttaaaaaatgaagttttcAAAAACCTATGGTTATAAAATTTaaaacttaatcataaataatcattataatatttataatattcataatcaagttttaaattttaaatgttaaataataatttttatctataaattgttcttcaaaacggcattttgtaacattgctTATCGGagctacgtacatgtacatgtacgtcataacgaagcggttcaagggtcaagcctattgtatGTGCGGTGTATACaaatggatcgagggatctaaacgagatcggtctggtaagaaacctctaaacctttttattaacatttaacatttattttgcaccttcatacgcattaggTGTATGAAGGTGTAGAGTTAAATAAAATGATAGAAATTTACGTGATTTCTATcttcaaagatggatttcccagggaaatccatctttgtttacatgtgTCTCTTTAACATATATGGGAGGCGGTTCAAGGCTCCGTGATCAAATGACAATATCataaccataaaaaaatattatcacgGAGTCCTCAAGGCCAGGCTAGGTTAGAACACTGCAGAGCAAAATATTCTGAAGATGTAGAGGCATTTAAAAAGTTGGTACATGTAGCTTATTTTCAGCACATTTATAGCTTTGTAAAATATGTGCATCAAGATCAGCAGTTAGAGTATGGATGACTGGAAAAAAATCAGCTGGTACCTGCAGCTGATTACTCACCTGTTCACTTATTGTGACATCAACGCGCATGGTCTAAAATATTCGCCTGCAGATAAGAATgggcacaaacataactggggaacgtccttaaatcataaaaaaataaaaataattttcattttggtaaACCTGCTGCCATATATACAAAAAGTTGGCTCCTCAAATTAAAAGTAATGCATAAAAATCAGATTTACTCAAGGAGTTTTGTTGTGAAGCTTGCCATAGGTTACAGCAGCAGAGCTCCTCGCTCGAGTTAAATTAAATAACCTGGCAAACACAAATCGAGTGTGCTAACAAAAATGTAGGACAATAGCTGATGATAGATGGGGAAATAGAGATCACAGAATCTTTTTTTAGTGCTCTTATTCCAGTAATTTCCATTGATGTACTGCAGGGGCAAGTGAAAAAAAACCTGTCCTCAAAACAAGGACACTGAACTATATTTCATCACGACATGAGCTGTCTCAGTTTATGATATGCTTCGTTTCTAGGAAAATCCTCACTTTCAGACCTGCACATTTAACTTACTGTCCCGGCCCCTTTTCACAATTGTTGCGGCCATATCATGTGGATCAGCCTGCAGCCACATGTCTCatcaattaaagataaataccagttgtggtaacgatctcaaaatgagttagAACAAAATCCAATGAAACCACCAACAAATGTTTGCAGATTTTGAGCTGagattttaatatgattttacaaagataagtttcaATCACCCACAATCCACATCAactttagaccaaaagcttcggtctctgttatgttggttgttcagctgaactccgttggcttcacacaccaaatacagagaccgaagttctagcgcgatctgtacaggggactcaatggccatatgtttatgtacttaagatcggataaaacggggaagtgaatttgcgcgacagccgaggtaagtcactgtttttgttccttttaactttatttttctcagttttttggcaattaatgccaagagggaatattaatttgcattttggtcgcgttaattttcaaaatttttattcattaaagacaaaaattgaagagccccgacggggggattttgcattgcaagtcccctaatggtggctgcacgctagcgagccgtctgtgtacgaggagaaataaaaaaaaaaaaaagttaaaaaactcctcgaaacagacggctgccagctgtctacatcAACTTGATTATCATGGCATCAGGACATTATTCTCAAATTTCATAAACATTAATCTATTCAAGGCCAAGCCAGCCCATGGCATAGGCGTTGAAACTCTGGGTGGGAGGGGCCgcggtaattttttttttgtctttattgtGAACGTCTACAAAGTACAAAACATAAAACTACCAACAAACCTACCATTTCAattgtgatcatggtgatgtTTGTAATTGTATGGTCACCTCTTCCCCCTCCCAACAATACCAAGTCCAAGACCCCACTTTcaaattgttcaaaataaaacCATTTGATTCAGCATGGCCTCTGCCTCGGCCTCATTCAGTCATGTCAGTAGACATCCCATTTTCATTTGGCATTGCATTGCCAATCAAATTTGCTGTTCGATGGCAACGCATGATCATATtaccaccagcatcatcattatcattttcatcacaatCACCCTCCTTGCCTTTCCTCCCTCTTTATCATCGTTATCAGTCATCGCCATCACAATTTCCATGGCCACCAAGTCCAAGGCACCATAACCAACCTACCAGTTGTTCATGTCAAGGAAAAATGCACAGGTCGCCGGGTTAAGATTGTTGCCCAACAACTTCTGAAATTCGTTTATCAAAACATCTCGATCGGTCGTTCCCATGCTGCTGAATTTCGACATTAAATCTTGATCTAAATCTACATCCATCATGGTAACTGTTCAGACGGGTAGCTCCTTGAAATATACAACAAACGTTTGATTAGAAGACGAAAATGAAGGGAACTTTGATGCTTTTTAAGTCGTGATTTCTGTCAGGTCCCGGCTCCGTACCAGTGCAGCTAGTGCAGTGCAGCCACGTAAATTTGCATGCAaattacacacacaaaataatccACGCGAGATTGCAACGATCACACTCCCACTCTGACCCCGTGACGTCATACATAGCTTCAGAAAGCTGAAGGTAGTAGTCTATTTTCGAATGTTTGaaatcgagggggggggggggttaatagGGTCAATTAGCTTTTTAG
This Lytechinus pictus isolate F3 Inbred chromosome 9, Lp3.0, whole genome shotgun sequence DNA region includes the following protein-coding sequences:
- the LOC129268211 gene encoding protein ILRUN-like; protein product: MMDVDLDQDLMSKFSSMGTTDRDVLINEFQKLLGNNLNPATCAFFLDMNNWNLQAAIGSYYDIEANLPVQRLPHMTFVKDVTIGEGESVPPCTEFTKTWRVRNPATDQWPPGSCLRFIHGHQLGPLDRVYTEPLNGQTDMDISVKMHSPSHCGVYQGQWRMCTSTGVFYGETIWVIVEVKEGGMLGLTQQLSQLGTGSMETDSAPSTDRIMPNPFGSPTKPDGTLIRESTPEPPSFHSPSKPEHSSHLSSPVRPPLFQHDSSVQIPTQTLSERDPRMPAVFHDYQLPHHHAPENTAQPAFPTNQSTASFSTLQAPNPTINQSEYTFHDLRTEDTMTDEDL